The following proteins come from a genomic window of Canis lupus dingo isolate Sandy chromosome 20, ASM325472v2, whole genome shotgun sequence:
- the DENND1C gene encoding DENN domain-containing protein 1C isoform X2, with protein MGSKAEGGPPAMFDWFFEAACPASLQEDPPILRQFPPDFRDQEAMQMVPKFCFPFDVEREPPSPAVQHFTFALTDLSGTRRFGFCHLRAGAHSCLCILSHLPWFEVFYKLLNTVGDLLAQDQVSEMEELLLNLLQQPLPGTQASIELGSGVTLSSAQSIPPPAPGNSRPLSCFVAPDSGRLPSIPENRNLTELVVAVTDENIVGLFAALLAERRVLLFASKLSTLTSCVHASCALLYPMHWEHVLIPTLPPHLLDYCCAPMPYLIGVHSSLAERVREKALEEVVVMNVDSNTLETPFDDVQALPPDVVSLLRLRLRKVALAPGEGVSRLFLKAQALLFGGYRDALVCSPGQPVTFSEEAFLAQKPGAPLQAFHRRAVHLQLFKQFIEGRLEKLNTGEGFTDLFEQEITCSEASSGALRSYQLWADNLKKGGGALLHSVKAKTQPAVKNMYRSAKSGLKGMQSLLMYKDGDSGLQRGGSLRAPSLTSRSDRLQQRLPITQHFGKNRPIRPSRRRRLEERPPQSLGERAPALSPEDVQDPWAEEALDSSFLGSGEELDLLSEILDSLSTGASRTSSLRPSQSLDCCHRGDSDSCFSLPLDAMISSEDPTSQPPLEASQEIILPSQSSSGPVDTCSQGDPESHLLILHLSPSPKEVEDPRAQDSPCSQLSTAPTQSSPPESPQLLVPTKPNTDITRTSQPLDSSSDTGSPENPRSQPSEVLLAEPVHPQLPEGAPGALRSPAAPANDWQGPQARSGPRVAELKKCFEG; from the exons ggagcctcccaGCCCGGCTGTCCAGCATTTCACTTTCGCCCTCACCGACCTGAGCGGCACCCGCAGATTTGGTTTCTGCCACCTACGGGCTGGTGCCCACAGTTGCCTCTGCATCCTCAG CCACCTGCCTTGGTTTGAGGTGTTCTACAAGCTGCTGAACACAGTGGGCGACCTCTTGGCCCAGGATCAA GTCTCTGAGATGGAGGAACTTCTTCTAAACCTGCTGCAGCAGCCCCTGCCTGGGACTCAGGCCTCCATAGAGCTG GGGAGCGGAGTGACACTCTCCAGCGCACAAAGCAtcccgccccctgcccctgggaaCAGCCGGCCG cttTCCTGCTTCGTAGCTCCCGACTCGGGCCGCCTGCCATCCATTCCTGAGAAC AGGAACCTGACGGAGCTGGTGGTGGCGGTGACCGACGAGAACATCGTGGGGCTGTTCGCCGCGCTCCTGGCGGAGAGAAGGGTCCTCCTCTTCGCCAGCAAGCTGAGCACC CTGACATCGTGCGTCCACGCGTCCTGCGCCCTCCTGTACCCTATGCACTGGGAGCACGTGCTGATCCCCACGCTGCCGCCGCACCTGCTGGACTACTGCTG TGCGCCCATGCCCTACCTCATTGGAGTGCACTCCAGTCTCGCCGAG AGAGTGCGAGAGAAAGCCCTGGAGGAAGTGGTGGTGATGAACGTGGACTCCAATACCTTGGAGACGCCCTTCGACGACGTGCAAGCGTTGCCCCCAGATGTG gtgtccctgctcagACTGCGACTACGGAAGGTTGCGCTGGCGCCGGGGGAAGGGGTGTCCCGTCTCTTCCTCAAAGCCCAGGCCCTGCTCTTCGGGGGGTACCGCGATGCGCTCGTCTGCAGCCCG GGCCAGCCTGTGACCTTCAGTGAAGAAGCCTTCTTGGCCCAGAAGCCGGGAGCGCCCCTCCAGGCCTTCCACAGGCGCGCTGTGCACCTGCAGCTGTTTAAACAG TTCATCGAAGGGCGACTGGAGAAGCTGAACACAGGAGAGGGCTTCACAGATCTCTTTGAGCAGGAGATCACCTGCAGTGAGGCATCCTCAG GTGCTCTTCGCTCCTACCAGCTCTGGGCAGACAACCTAAAG AAAGGCGGCGGTGCCCTCCTGCATTCAGTCAAGGCCAAGACCCAACCAGCCGTCAAAAACATGTACCGCTCG GCCAAGAGCGGCTTGAAGGGTATGCAGAGCCTTCTGATGTACAAG GATGGGGACTCTGGCCTGCAAAGGGGGGGTTCCTTGAGAGCCCCGTCCCTCACCAGCCGCTCAGATCGCCTGCAGCAGCGCCTGCCTATCACCCAGCACTTTGGAAAG AACCGGCCCATTCGCCCCAGCAGGAGGCGGCGGCTGGAGGAGAGACCTCCCCAATCCCTGGGGGAGAG GGCACCTGCTCTGAGCCCTGAGGATGtccaggacccatgggcagaggAGGCTCTGGACAGCAGTTTCCTGGGGTCTGGAGAAGAACTGGATTTGCTGAGCGAGATTCTGGACAGTCTGAGCACGGGAGCCAGCAGGACGAGCAGCCTACGGCCCAGTCAGAGCTTGGACTGCTGCCACAGAGGGGACTCAGACAGCTGCTTCAGCCTG CCTTTAGATGCCATGATCTCCTCAGAGGACCCTACTTCCCAGCCACCCTTGGAGGCCAGCCAAGAAATCATCCTTCCATCCCAGTCCTCATCAGGTCCTGTGGACACATGCAGTCAAGGAGACCCTGAGTCCCATCTCCTAATCCTacatctctccccttcccccaaggAAGTCGAAGATCCCAGAGCCCAGGACAGCCCCTGCTCCCAGCTCTCCACAGCACCCACCCAGTCCAGCCCTCCAGAAAGCCCCCAACTTCTGGTCCCCACAAAGCCCAACACGGATATTACCCGGACCTCCCAACCCCTTGATTCTTCCTCAGATACCGGTTCCCCAGAGAATCCCAGATCCCAGCCTTCTGAGGTCCTGCTGGCAGAACCCGTTCACCCCCAGCTCCCGGAGGGGGCACCGGGAGCCCTCAGATCCCCTGCTGCACCTGCCAACGACTGGCAGGGGCCCCAGGCTAGGAGCGGGCCCAGAGTTGCTGAGCTTAAAAAGTGTTTTGAAGGTTAA
- the DENND1C gene encoding DENN domain-containing protein 1C isoform X1 — protein sequence MGSKAEGGPPAMFDWFFEAACPASLQEDPPILRQFPPDFRDQEAMQMVPKFCFPFDVEREPPSPAVQHFTFALTDLSGTRRFGFCHLRAGAHSCLCILSHLPWFEVFYKLLNTVGDLLAQDQVSEMEELLLNLLQQPLPGTQASIELGSGVTLSSAQSIPPPAPGNSRPLSCFVAPDSGRLPSIPENRNLTELVVAVTDENIVGLFAALLAERRVLLFASKLSTLTSCVHASCALLYPMHWEHVLIPTLPPHLLDYCCAPMPYLIGVHSSLAERVREKALEEVVVMNVDSNTLETPFDDVQALPPDVVSLLRLRLRKVALAPGEGVSRLFLKAQALLFGGYRDALVCSPGQPVTFSEEAFLAQKPGAPLQAFHRRAVHLQLFKQFIEGRLEKLNTGEGFTDLFEQEITCSEASSGALRSYQLWADNLKKGGGALLHSVKAKTQPAVKNMYRSAKSGLKGMQSLLMYKDGDSGLQRGGSLRAPSLTSRSDRLQQRLPITQHFGKNRPIRPSRRRRLEERPPQSLGERAPALSPEDVQDPWAEEALDSSFLGSGEELDLLSEILDSLSTGASRTSSLRPSQSLDCCHRGDSDSCFSLPDIPGGPRWQPEDEKPPEPQPLSLSADLPSLHTLQPLDAMISSEDPTSQPPLEASQEIILPSQSSSGPVDTCSQGDPESHLLILHLSPSPKEVEDPRAQDSPCSQLSTAPTQSSPPESPQLLVPTKPNTDITRTSQPLDSSSDTGSPENPRSQPSEVLLAEPVHPQLPEGAPGALRSPAAPANDWQGPQARSGPRVAELKKCFEG from the exons ggagcctcccaGCCCGGCTGTCCAGCATTTCACTTTCGCCCTCACCGACCTGAGCGGCACCCGCAGATTTGGTTTCTGCCACCTACGGGCTGGTGCCCACAGTTGCCTCTGCATCCTCAG CCACCTGCCTTGGTTTGAGGTGTTCTACAAGCTGCTGAACACAGTGGGCGACCTCTTGGCCCAGGATCAA GTCTCTGAGATGGAGGAACTTCTTCTAAACCTGCTGCAGCAGCCCCTGCCTGGGACTCAGGCCTCCATAGAGCTG GGGAGCGGAGTGACACTCTCCAGCGCACAAAGCAtcccgccccctgcccctgggaaCAGCCGGCCG cttTCCTGCTTCGTAGCTCCCGACTCGGGCCGCCTGCCATCCATTCCTGAGAAC AGGAACCTGACGGAGCTGGTGGTGGCGGTGACCGACGAGAACATCGTGGGGCTGTTCGCCGCGCTCCTGGCGGAGAGAAGGGTCCTCCTCTTCGCCAGCAAGCTGAGCACC CTGACATCGTGCGTCCACGCGTCCTGCGCCCTCCTGTACCCTATGCACTGGGAGCACGTGCTGATCCCCACGCTGCCGCCGCACCTGCTGGACTACTGCTG TGCGCCCATGCCCTACCTCATTGGAGTGCACTCCAGTCTCGCCGAG AGAGTGCGAGAGAAAGCCCTGGAGGAAGTGGTGGTGATGAACGTGGACTCCAATACCTTGGAGACGCCCTTCGACGACGTGCAAGCGTTGCCCCCAGATGTG gtgtccctgctcagACTGCGACTACGGAAGGTTGCGCTGGCGCCGGGGGAAGGGGTGTCCCGTCTCTTCCTCAAAGCCCAGGCCCTGCTCTTCGGGGGGTACCGCGATGCGCTCGTCTGCAGCCCG GGCCAGCCTGTGACCTTCAGTGAAGAAGCCTTCTTGGCCCAGAAGCCGGGAGCGCCCCTCCAGGCCTTCCACAGGCGCGCTGTGCACCTGCAGCTGTTTAAACAG TTCATCGAAGGGCGACTGGAGAAGCTGAACACAGGAGAGGGCTTCACAGATCTCTTTGAGCAGGAGATCACCTGCAGTGAGGCATCCTCAG GTGCTCTTCGCTCCTACCAGCTCTGGGCAGACAACCTAAAG AAAGGCGGCGGTGCCCTCCTGCATTCAGTCAAGGCCAAGACCCAACCAGCCGTCAAAAACATGTACCGCTCG GCCAAGAGCGGCTTGAAGGGTATGCAGAGCCTTCTGATGTACAAG GATGGGGACTCTGGCCTGCAAAGGGGGGGTTCCTTGAGAGCCCCGTCCCTCACCAGCCGCTCAGATCGCCTGCAGCAGCGCCTGCCTATCACCCAGCACTTTGGAAAG AACCGGCCCATTCGCCCCAGCAGGAGGCGGCGGCTGGAGGAGAGACCTCCCCAATCCCTGGGGGAGAG GGCACCTGCTCTGAGCCCTGAGGATGtccaggacccatgggcagaggAGGCTCTGGACAGCAGTTTCCTGGGGTCTGGAGAAGAACTGGATTTGCTGAGCGAGATTCTGGACAGTCTGAGCACGGGAGCCAGCAGGACGAGCAGCCTACGGCCCAGTCAGAGCTTGGACTGCTGCCACAGAGGGGACTCAGACAGCTGCTTCAGCCTG cCTGACATACCAGGAGGACCAAGATGGCAACCAGAGGATGAGAAACCACCAGAGCCTCAGCCCCTGTCCTTGTCTGCTGACCTGCCATCTCTGCACACCCTCCAGCCTTTAGATGCCATGATCTCCTCAGAGGACCCTACTTCCCAGCCACCCTTGGAGGCCAGCCAAGAAATCATCCTTCCATCCCAGTCCTCATCAGGTCCTGTGGACACATGCAGTCAAGGAGACCCTGAGTCCCATCTCCTAATCCTacatctctccccttcccccaaggAAGTCGAAGATCCCAGAGCCCAGGACAGCCCCTGCTCCCAGCTCTCCACAGCACCCACCCAGTCCAGCCCTCCAGAAAGCCCCCAACTTCTGGTCCCCACAAAGCCCAACACGGATATTACCCGGACCTCCCAACCCCTTGATTCTTCCTCAGATACCGGTTCCCCAGAGAATCCCAGATCCCAGCCTTCTGAGGTCCTGCTGGCAGAACCCGTTCACCCCCAGCTCCCGGAGGGGGCACCGGGAGCCCTCAGATCCCCTGCTGCACCTGCCAACGACTGGCAGGGGCCCCAGGCTAGGAGCGGGCCCAGAGTTGCTGAGCTTAAAAAGTGTTTTGAAGGTTAA